The window TCCCCTGCCCGCCGCTGAGATAACCCCGCTCGTGGGGCAACGGTTCAGTGTGCGTCAGGCATCGCTGGTGGGATAGCATCCCCCGCCAAGACGGCCACGAAGGGCGACGAGCGACCTCGAGCTGATTCCAGCGCGGGGTGAACCGGAATGCTCAGTGTCCGTCGCGCACTCGACGCTCGATCTACGGCGCGACCGCCGTGGGCGTCACCGTTTGCGTCGGGCAGGGCCGCTGCATGTACGGTGCAGGCGCCACCAACGTCAGATCGATGAGGCAGCCAATCCGCGCGTCACTTGGCAGGACGCGATATGAGCTAGGGGTAGGCGTTGGCGGGACCAGCGCCGCTGCCGGAACCATCGGCGTCGCGGCAAGCGGCGGCGGCGCGGATTGGAGGACCACGGTCGCTGCGTGCGACGTATGCTGAGTCGAATGCGCCCACACCCGAAGGGTTAGCGGCCCCTCGGGGAGGTCCTGCGGAATCCAGGTGAACGCGAATCCGCTCTCCTGCCAGCCGGGCCGATTCGCCGCCAACGCGACATCCGGCCGCGCGATCCCGTAGGTCGCGAAAATGGGGTCAACCGAGGTCCCATTTTGCCAATCGAACGAAATCTCGATGGCCTCGATTCCGGTGCCGTCGTCCGCTGACGCGTCGACCGCCCACCCGGTGATATCTACCGGCTGCCCGTTCGACACCGTCGTCCCCGAGACGGGGGTGTCGATGGTGATCTGAATACTTGAGCCTTTGGCCGTGGCCAGTGATGGAATGATGAGGGCTGCCGCGCCCACTCCACTCAGAAGACACAGCGCTAATCGCCGAGACATGTGGTCCTCCCTTGACCGGCGGGCGGACCTCTGCCCGCGCGCCTTCCTAACGATACCAGGCGCCGCGGGCAGGAGCGCCTGGTATGACGCCGCCAACAGGGCTGCGGTAGTATGGGCGCGAAAGCGAACGGAGGAGACAATGTTTTACGAGCTGCGGAAGTACGACGTGATGCCCGGCCGCCTTCCTGCGCTGCTGGACCGCTTTGGGACCTTCACGGTGCCCCATTGGAACGAGCGGGGATTCCGCGTCGTCGGCTTCTGGACGCCGCTGCTCGGCGGAAACAACCACCAGCTCATCTACATGCTCGGCTGGGATAGCTTCGAGGAGCGGATGGCAAAATTCAGCGCGTGGCAGGCTTCGCCGGAGCGCGCGGCGAAATGGGAGGAGACCGAACGCGACGGGCCACTGGTCCGACGCGTCAACAACGTGCTCTTGCAGCCGACGGATTTCTCGCAGATCGAGAAGGGCCCCGCGCTCGATCCCGCCAAAGGTGACCATTACCTCTTCGAGCTGCGCGAATACGACGCGATGCCCGGGAAGCTCCGCGCGCTCGTCCAGCGGTTCGGTGGCTTCACGATCGACTGTTTCAGAAAACACGGGTTCCACCAGGTCGGGTATTGGACGTCCGTCATGGGCGGGCACAACAACCGCCTGACCTACATCTTGGCGTGGAACAGCCTGGACGAGCGCCAGCGCGCATTCGCGGAATTCCGTGCCGACTCTGAGCGCCAGCGCATTTTCAAGGAGAGCGAGCGCG is drawn from Chloroflexota bacterium and contains these coding sequences:
- a CDS encoding NIPSNAP family protein; this translates as MFYELRKYDVMPGRLPALLDRFGTFTVPHWNERGFRVVGFWTPLLGGNNHQLIYMLGWDSFEERMAKFSAWQASPERAAKWEETERDGPLVRRVNNVLLQPTDFSQIEKGPALDPAKGDHYLFELREYDAMPGKLRALVQRFGGFTIDCFRKHGFHQVGYWTSVMGGHNNRLTYILAWNSLDERQRAFAEFRADSERQRIFKESERDGNLVEFVANVLMQPTAFSPLR